The following proteins are co-located in the Sulfurospirillum deleyianum DSM 6946 genome:
- a CDS encoding HAD-IIA family hydrolase yields MSYFIDVQGTLIDDVQKKPIKGAIEFIDALNRANIPYVVITNNTKIPSQEFHDFLNHLGFSIPQGHYLDPFMALEKVLHVKAIRSFGAQEFVDVMEKLGYEQDAKNPEAIVIASKKDFDANDYASMIELVLGGAKIVGMHATSIYAKDKRRFPGVGAILQMLSYATGAEYSVVGKPSTLFYTEALKLLEAQGFTKDFEAVTIISDDAIGDLIGAKALGMKTILVLSGKCQREEEVLHVKESLDAVVADIGQIKGVTCKQ; encoded by the coding sequence ATGAGTTATTTTATTGATGTGCAAGGTACATTGATTGATGATGTGCAAAAGAAGCCGATTAAAGGGGCGATTGAGTTTATTGACGCGCTTAATAGGGCGAATATTCCGTATGTGGTCATTACCAACAACACCAAAATTCCTAGTCAAGAGTTTCATGATTTCTTAAATCATTTAGGCTTTTCTATTCCACAAGGACACTATCTTGACCCTTTTATGGCGTTAGAGAAAGTCTTACATGTAAAAGCTATTCGAAGTTTTGGTGCGCAAGAATTTGTGGATGTTATGGAGAAGTTAGGGTATGAGCAAGATGCGAAAAATCCTGAGGCGATTGTGATTGCGAGTAAAAAAGATTTTGATGCCAATGATTATGCCAGCATGATAGAATTAGTTCTAGGTGGCGCAAAAATTGTGGGAATGCATGCGACAAGTATTTATGCCAAAGATAAACGCCGTTTTCCAGGTGTTGGAGCAATTTTACAGATGCTTTCCTATGCAACAGGCGCAGAATACAGTGTGGTGGGAAAACCTAGCACACTCTTTTACACAGAAGCGTTGAAGCTTTTAGAAGCACAAGGTTTTACGAAAGATTTTGAGGCAGTGACGATTATCAGCGATGATGCCATTGGTGATCTCATCGGAGCGAAGGCGCTAGGGATGAAAACTATTTTAGTCCTAAGTGGTAAATGCCAAAGAGAAGAAGAAGTTTTACATGTAAAAGAGTCTTTAGACGCTGTTGTAGCAGATATTGGGCAGATAAAGGGTGTAACATGCAAACAATAG
- the pheA gene encoding prephenate dehydratase translates to MQTIEEYRKAIDGIDDRILKLLNERMELVREIGKVKQTSGTAIYRPEREKEILDRLKSLNHGVLNEKAIDAIFLEVFAVSRNLEFPEKIAFMGPEGSYTHQAAESRFGAMGSYIELSSIEAVFHVLENGEAKYGVVPVENNTAGAVGTTLDCLGKFNSKIVAELYMDIHHSFATVCEDIKKIKRIYSHPQGYNQCRHFLEEHMLLGVEFIPTKSTAEAARKASVDHDAAAICSHIAAKLCNLPVLFEKIEDNLANQTRFLILSDFKNKKGIHNKTSILAKTDDKPGGLVEFLQTFQNQKVNLTKIESRPTKEKGFQSIFYMDFEGHIDDENVQKVIEENRDKYDIKWLGSYICGE, encoded by the coding sequence ATGCAAACAATAGAAGAGTATCGAAAAGCGATTGATGGGATTGATGATCGTATCTTAAAACTCTTAAACGAGCGTATGGAACTCGTGAGAGAGATTGGCAAAGTAAAACAAACGAGTGGAACAGCGATTTATCGACCTGAGAGAGAAAAAGAGATTTTGGATCGCTTAAAATCTTTGAATCATGGTGTTTTAAATGAAAAGGCGATTGATGCAATCTTTTTAGAAGTGTTTGCTGTCAGTCGAAATCTTGAATTTCCTGAGAAGATTGCTTTTATGGGGCCAGAGGGAAGCTATACCCATCAAGCCGCAGAGAGCCGCTTTGGAGCAATGGGTAGTTATATTGAGCTTAGTTCCATTGAAGCGGTATTTCATGTGCTAGAAAATGGTGAAGCAAAGTATGGTGTCGTTCCCGTAGAAAACAATACCGCAGGTGCCGTGGGTACAACGCTGGATTGTTTGGGAAAATTTAATTCCAAGATTGTTGCAGAACTGTACATGGATATTCATCACTCTTTTGCGACCGTGTGTGAAGATATTAAAAAAATCAAACGCATCTATTCTCATCCTCAAGGATACAATCAGTGCCGTCACTTTTTAGAAGAGCATATGCTTTTAGGTGTGGAATTTATTCCTACCAAATCCACCGCAGAGGCAGCACGAAAAGCAAGTGTGGATCATGACGCCGCAGCCATTTGTTCGCATATCGCAGCAAAATTATGCAATCTTCCTGTTTTATTTGAAAAAATTGAGGACAATCTTGCCAATCAAACACGCTTTCTCATTTTGAGTGATTTTAAAAATAAAAAAGGGATTCACAATAAAACCTCCATTCTAGCAAAGACGGATGATAAACCTGGTGGTTTGGTTGAATTTTTACAAACCTTTCAAAATCAAAAAGTTAATTTAACTAAAATTGAGTCACGTCCTACGAAAGAAAAAGGATTTCAGTCTATTTTTTATATGGATTTTGAAGGGCATATTGACGATGAAAATGTTCAAAAAGTGATTGAGGAAAATAGAGATAAATATGATATTAAATGGCTTGGCAGCTATATTTGTGGAGAATAA
- the hisC gene encoding histidinol-phosphate transaminase: MQFNAVLDQLKLYEAGKPIELVVREYGIEAKDVIKLASNENPRGCSLKVIEAVREEASKMNLYPDDSMYELKGALATKFGVHDENVIIGSGSDQVIEFAIHAKSNPSSKVLMAGITFAMYEIYTLQTGGKVLKTASAQHDLAQMLELYKANKDVAIIILCIPNNPLGECVDTKDVYAFLDEISPETLVIIDGAYQEYASFKDSAKKIIPSDIIAKYPNTLYTGTFSKAYGLGGMRCGYGIAQPEVIKALLKLRAPFNITNLTLKAAIVALSDESFVEASVRENFEQMKAYEAFAKELGFEIIESYTNFIVFTFDKDKKSAEIAQKLMEKGIIVRNLGSYGMNAIRVTIGTPEQNARFFESFKTLYM; this comes from the coding sequence ATGCAATTTAATGCGGTGTTAGATCAACTAAAACTTTATGAAGCAGGGAAACCTATTGAGCTAGTGGTGCGAGAGTATGGTATTGAAGCAAAGGATGTGATTAAACTTGCGAGCAATGAAAATCCAAGAGGATGTAGTCTAAAAGTGATTGAAGCTGTACGCGAGGAAGCCTCAAAAATGAATCTCTATCCTGATGATAGTATGTATGAACTCAAAGGGGCATTGGCGACTAAATTTGGCGTTCATGACGAGAATGTGATTATTGGCTCAGGCAGTGATCAAGTGATTGAGTTTGCGATTCATGCCAAATCAAATCCCTCTTCTAAAGTCTTAATGGCAGGTATTACCTTTGCGATGTATGAAATTTATACCCTTCAAACAGGTGGTAAAGTTTTAAAAACGGCTTCAGCACAGCACGATTTAGCTCAGATGCTTGAACTCTACAAAGCAAATAAAGATGTTGCGATTATTATATTGTGTATTCCCAATAATCCACTAGGAGAGTGTGTGGACACAAAAGATGTGTACGCCTTTTTGGATGAAATTAGTCCTGAAACGTTGGTGATTATTGATGGGGCGTATCAGGAGTATGCGAGTTTTAAAGATTCAGCTAAAAAAATTATTCCTAGTGATATTATCGCGAAATATCCCAATACGCTTTATACAGGAACGTTTTCTAAAGCCTATGGATTAGGAGGGATGCGTTGTGGATATGGTATTGCTCAGCCTGAAGTTATTAAAGCACTCTTAAAACTTCGAGCCCCATTTAATATCACTAATCTTACTCTCAAAGCAGCGATTGTTGCGTTAAGTGACGAGTCCTTTGTCGAAGCATCCGTGAGAGAAAATTTTGAGCAAATGAAAGCGTATGAAGCCTTTGCAAAAGAATTGGGCTTTGAGATTATTGAGAGTTATACCAATTTTATTGTGTTTACATTTGATAAGGATAAAAAGAGTGCTGAGATAGCGCAAAAACTGATGGAAAAAGGTATAATCGTGAGGAATTTAGGCTCTTATGGAATGAATGCTATTCGAGTAACGATAGGAACGCCTGAGCAAAACGCACGCTTTTTTGAATCGTTTAAAACACTTTACATGTAA
- the fliF gene encoding flagellar basal-body MS-ring/collar protein FliF: MDFKTLLNQIATLIQNLTLRQKIVSAVSIVVLIGFLVFLMLYKNTSSSSMSGYTILFEKTTAGDSALIIQQLEKDKVPYKVLDEGTIAVPNDMVHKQRIAIAALGIPKNSKVGFEIFDKTEFGATDFEQKIKYIRALEGELARTIESLGPIANASVHIAIPKESVFAQKQVPATASIVLNIRQGMALSVKQIVGIRNLVAASIANLPAENVSIVNQDGEPLGDEESNLFQGELVKSQIRYKKEFEHNIEQKIINVLAPVIGGVDKVNAKVTIDFDFSQQDYVSEVYDPNSVPRSEQSVEEKREGKEPQDVGGVPGAISNIGPVQGLESTKKGETYQKSSTTTNYEISKKVVNSKDEFAKIKRLTAAVVVDGTYKYGLDADGNKKNELEYFPLSKEQMDAIRDVVRQTVGYNATRGDEVTVSNLEFKPLSSDGTRVPPKSFMEEVLSYLIKLTPLLKYILVAGLLFIFYKKVILPFSQKMVETKLDDFEDEVEPIKLEDESVEDTLEKFKEARKKVEDQLGIGQDFNEEALKYDVLLEKLKHIADEKSEDFASIIQSMIRNEGEFEGRNSARDIG; encoded by the coding sequence ATGGATTTTAAAACACTTTTAAATCAAATTGCAACATTGATTCAAAACTTGACCTTACGTCAAAAAATTGTTTCAGCAGTCTCCATTGTTGTTTTAATTGGTTTTCTTGTGTTTTTAATGTTGTATAAAAATACCAGCTCCTCTTCCATGAGTGGTTATACAATTTTATTTGAGAAAACAACAGCGGGCGATTCGGCGTTGATTATTCAACAGCTTGAAAAAGATAAAGTACCTTATAAAGTACTCGATGAAGGAACGATTGCAGTACCAAATGATATGGTGCATAAGCAACGTATTGCTATTGCAGCGCTTGGTATCCCAAAAAACAGCAAAGTTGGTTTTGAAATTTTTGATAAAACTGAATTTGGTGCAACCGATTTTGAACAAAAAATCAAATACATTAGGGCACTAGAAGGTGAGTTAGCGCGCACCATAGAAAGCTTAGGACCTATCGCTAATGCCAGTGTGCATATTGCCATTCCTAAAGAGAGTGTCTTTGCTCAAAAGCAAGTACCTGCTACTGCGTCTATTGTGCTGAATATTAGACAAGGTATGGCACTTTCTGTGAAACAAATCGTAGGTATTCGAAATCTTGTTGCCGCCTCCATTGCCAATCTCCCCGCAGAAAATGTCTCTATCGTCAATCAAGATGGAGAACCTTTAGGGGATGAAGAGAGCAATCTTTTTCAAGGCGAACTCGTTAAGAGTCAAATACGCTATAAAAAAGAGTTTGAGCATAATATTGAGCAAAAAATTATTAATGTTCTAGCGCCTGTGATTGGTGGCGTGGATAAGGTCAATGCGAAAGTGACGATTGATTTTGATTTTTCACAACAAGATTATGTCAGTGAGGTGTATGACCCCAATTCTGTTCCTAGAAGCGAACAGAGTGTGGAAGAGAAACGTGAAGGAAAAGAGCCTCAAGACGTCGGTGGCGTACCAGGGGCGATTAGTAACATTGGACCTGTTCAAGGCTTAGAGAGTACTAAAAAAGGTGAAACGTATCAAAAAAGTTCGACAACCACAAATTATGAGATTTCTAAAAAAGTGGTTAATTCTAAAGATGAGTTTGCCAAAATCAAACGCTTAACGGCTGCTGTTGTGGTTGATGGTACGTATAAATACGGTCTTGATGCCGATGGTAATAAAAAAAATGAGTTGGAGTATTTTCCTTTAAGCAAAGAGCAGATGGATGCTATCCGTGATGTTGTAAGACAAACAGTAGGGTACAACGCTACACGTGGAGATGAAGTTACTGTCAGTAATTTAGAGTTTAAACCCCTCTCTAGTGATGGAACAAGGGTTCCTCCCAAAAGTTTTATGGAGGAGGTTTTAAGTTACCTTATCAAATTAACACCTTTACTTAAATACATTCTTGTGGCTGGTTTATTATTTATTTTTTATAAAAAAGTTATTCTTCCTTTCAGTCAAAAAATGGTCGAAACAAAGTTGGATGATTTTGAGGATGAGGTTGAACCGATTAAATTAGAAGATGAGAGTGTTGAAGATACCTTAGAGAAATTTAAAGAGGCACGCAAGAAAGTAGAAGACCAATTAGGTATTGGTCAAGATTTCAATGAAGAAGCGTTAAAATATGATGTTCTTTTGGAAAAACTCAAGCACATTGCCGATGAGAAAAGTGAGGATTTTGCAAGTATCATTCAATCCATGATACGCAATGAAGGTGAATTTGAGGGAAGAAATAGCGCAAGGGATATTGGATAA
- the fliG gene encoding flagellar motor switch protein FliG has protein sequence MMKLTEEQKTLYNELTMSEKSAILLIQLGEDATANLFSHMEIDVVTDISKHIATAKNIDKSVANAVLEEFYVILQSNQYIRSGGLEYAKEILYRTFGAEGAQKILDKLSKSMENSQSFGYLSQIKPQQLGDFIINEHPQTVALILAHMDPSSAAETLSYFPDQIRSEVTIRMANLGEISPSVVKRVSAVLENKLESLTSYKVEVGGPRAVAEILNRLGQKASKTTIAYIEQADEKLASVIKDMMFTFEDIMKLDGNSVREILKVADKKDLMVALKGAVPELQQKFFDNMSQRAQEAFVEEMNFLGAVRVKDVEEAQRKIVEEVQKLAEQGVLQIGEAEEMIG, from the coding sequence ATAATGAAACTCACAGAAGAGCAAAAAACACTTTACAATGAACTGACAATGTCTGAAAAATCAGCTATTTTGCTGATTCAGTTAGGTGAAGATGCAACAGCCAATCTTTTTTCACATATGGAAATTGATGTTGTCACGGATATTTCAAAGCACATTGCTACGGCAAAAAATATTGATAAATCTGTGGCTAACGCTGTTTTGGAAGAGTTTTATGTTATTTTGCAATCCAACCAGTATATTAGAAGTGGTGGTTTGGAGTATGCTAAAGAGATTTTATACCGAACTTTTGGTGCGGAGGGAGCACAAAAGATTTTAGATAAACTCTCAAAATCGATGGAAAATTCTCAAAGTTTTGGCTATCTCTCTCAAATTAAACCTCAACAGTTAGGTGATTTTATTATCAATGAGCATCCTCAAACCGTGGCACTGATTTTAGCCCATATGGATCCAAGTAGTGCTGCTGAAACCCTCTCCTATTTTCCTGATCAAATACGCAGTGAAGTGACCATTAGAATGGCAAATTTAGGTGAGATTTCACCTTCGGTGGTGAAACGTGTTTCCGCCGTTTTGGAAAATAAATTAGAGTCCTTAACGTCTTATAAAGTAGAAGTGGGTGGTCCTCGTGCTGTGGCTGAAATCTTAAATCGTTTAGGTCAAAAAGCTTCTAAAACGACGATTGCGTACATTGAACAAGCGGATGAAAAACTCGCTTCTGTTATTAAAGATATGATGTTTACGTTTGAGGATATTATGAAATTAGATGGCAATTCTGTGCGTGAAATTCTTAAGGTTGCCGATAAAAAAGATTTAATGGTTGCCCTAAAAGGCGCTGTTCCTGAATTGCAGCAAAAGTTTTTTGATAATATGTCTCAGCGTGCGCAAGAAGCCTTTGTGGAAGAGATGAATTTTTTAGGTGCGGTGCGTGTGAAAGATGTGGAAGAAGCGCAACGAAAAATTGTTGAAGAGGTTCAAAAACTTGCAGAACAAGGTGTTCTCCAAATTGGTGAAGCCGAGGAAATGATAGGTTAA
- the fliH gene encoding flagellar assembly protein FliH: protein MTENIIVKENLEEHSIQRYRFKVLGTVENPVPLHVTEEVYPAQAEVNEPIKDEIVSIARIEEGRQSQFIEELLKKTDELTSNVIKLQIQIEKQEEDFLKRLTEAVERERENAYNQGYQKAKEESELAISEAKSRYLKSITHLDTLYKTIDERLGHIETEMSVSAFEIAKEVIKKELNISSSQVAASLSKALLQEVKDALKIELRVHPKDVEALKELYANEEKIKVVADDAVAIGGVVVLSDVGNLDGTLAMRLEKVKYLLQEN, encoded by the coding sequence ATGACTGAAAATATCATCGTCAAAGAAAATTTAGAAGAACACTCTATACAGCGGTATCGCTTCAAAGTATTGGGTACGGTAGAAAATCCTGTTCCTTTACATGTAACAGAAGAAGTCTATCCAGCACAAGCGGAAGTCAATGAACCCATAAAGGATGAAATTGTCTCTATCGCACGTATCGAAGAGGGACGACAGAGTCAGTTTATTGAGGAACTTTTGAAAAAAACGGATGAGTTAACATCCAATGTCATTAAGCTTCAGATACAAATTGAAAAGCAAGAAGAAGATTTTTTAAAACGGTTAACTGAAGCGGTTGAACGTGAGCGTGAAAATGCCTATAATCAAGGATATCAAAAAGCAAAAGAGGAGAGTGAACTTGCCATTTCTGAAGCAAAATCACGTTATTTAAAATCTATCACTCATCTTGATACCCTTTATAAAACGATTGATGAGAGATTAGGACACATTGAAACAGAGATGAGTGTCAGTGCTTTTGAAATTGCTAAAGAGGTGATCAAAAAAGAGTTGAATATTTCCAGTTCTCAGGTTGCAGCATCACTCTCAAAAGCTTTGCTCCAAGAGGTAAAGGACGCTTTAAAAATTGAACTAAGGGTTCATCCTAAAGATGTAGAAGCACTTAAAGAACTTTATGCCAATGAAGAAAAAATTAAAGTTGTAGCCGATGACGCAGTTGCAATTGGTGGTGTGGTGGTCTTAAGTGATGTGGGAAATCTTGATGGAACGTTGGCGATGCGCTTAGAAAAAGTGAAGTATTTACTACAAGAAAATTAA
- the dxs gene encoding 1-deoxy-D-xylulose-5-phosphate synthase gives MKTLKEYSIEELEVYCEQIRTKIIETVSHNGGHLSSNIGAVELIVAMHYVFDVKKDPFIFDVSHQAYTHKLITDRWERFDTLRELDGISGYTRPDESPYDYFVAGHSSTSISLAVGAAKAIALKNEQSERLPVALIGDGSLSAGMVYEALNELGFRRYPVVIILNDNKMSIAKPIGAISKFLSQAMAGEFYQKIKKTTEQILQYLPESATYMAKKFEEGFKLITPGILFEELGIDYIGPIDGHDVESLIRAMQSARSLKKPVIIHTQTLKGKGYEMAEGYYEKWHGVGPFDVASGEAIKQGVGKNATTMYSEALIALAKKYENVVGVTAAMPSGTGLSPLIQSYPNRFWDVAIAEQHAVTSMCAMAKEGFKPYISIYSTFLQRAYDQVIHDACIMNLNVVFAIDRAGIVGEDGETHQGAFDIAYLSAIPNMTLMAPCDEQSMHAALEYAYNHQGPIAIRYPRGAFLPSLPSMPLPYEYGKAALLKKGTSRHIILGYGNGVGKALVVAKALEEKGIEVGIVDLRFAKPLDEALLLSLKESYDTWYVISESAKIGGVGSLLSAFKEKYTLYVKIKSFEYEDAFITHGATHLIEERLGITPQQIADKILKDIY, from the coding sequence ATGAAAACATTAAAAGAATATTCTATTGAAGAATTAGAAGTATATTGTGAGCAAATTAGAACAAAAATTATTGAGACAGTAAGCCACAATGGAGGGCATCTTAGTAGCAATATTGGGGCTGTTGAATTGATTGTTGCGATGCATTATGTCTTTGATGTCAAAAAAGACCCTTTTATTTTTGATGTGAGTCACCAAGCCTATACGCACAAACTCATTACCGATCGATGGGAACGGTTTGATACGTTAAGAGAACTTGATGGCATTAGTGGATATACACGACCTGATGAATCACCGTATGACTATTTTGTCGCAGGGCATAGTTCTACCTCTATTTCTCTAGCCGTTGGCGCAGCTAAAGCGATTGCCTTAAAAAATGAACAGTCTGAACGTCTGCCTGTAGCATTGATTGGTGATGGTTCTTTAAGTGCGGGTATGGTGTATGAAGCGCTTAATGAATTAGGATTTAGACGCTATCCAGTGGTGATTATTTTAAATGATAATAAAATGAGTATTGCAAAGCCAATCGGAGCCATTAGCAAGTTTTTATCCCAAGCGATGGCTGGTGAGTTTTACCAAAAAATTAAAAAAACAACCGAACAAATTTTGCAGTATTTGCCAGAGAGTGCTACGTATATGGCTAAGAAATTTGAAGAGGGCTTTAAACTGATTACACCAGGTATTTTGTTTGAAGAGTTAGGGATTGATTATATTGGACCGATTGACGGACATGATGTAGAGAGCTTGATTCGAGCGATGCAATCAGCACGTAGTCTTAAAAAGCCTGTGATTATTCATACCCAGACCCTTAAAGGAAAAGGGTATGAGATGGCTGAGGGGTATTATGAAAAATGGCATGGCGTTGGACCTTTTGATGTTGCCAGTGGCGAAGCAATTAAACAAGGAGTTGGGAAAAACGCAACGACCATGTATTCTGAAGCGTTAATAGCATTGGCTAAGAAATATGAAAATGTCGTCGGTGTTACAGCAGCAATGCCAAGTGGCACGGGATTAAGTCCTTTGATTCAATCGTATCCTAATCGTTTTTGGGATGTTGCTATTGCAGAACAACATGCCGTAACGTCCATGTGTGCGATGGCAAAAGAGGGTTTTAAACCTTACATTAGTATTTATTCAACATTTTTACAACGGGCGTACGACCAAGTGATTCATGATGCGTGTATTATGAATTTAAATGTTGTTTTTGCCATTGATAGAGCAGGTATTGTAGGAGAAGATGGTGAAACCCATCAAGGAGCTTTTGACATTGCTTATTTAAGTGCTATCCCTAATATGACGTTAATGGCACCATGTGATGAGCAAAGTATGCATGCAGCGCTTGAATATGCCTATAACCATCAAGGTCCCATAGCGATTCGTTATCCCAGAGGTGCTTTTTTACCTTCTCTGCCATCCATGCCTCTTCCTTATGAATATGGCAAGGCAGCGTTACTAAAAAAGGGTACAAGTCGTCACATCATTTTGGGGTACGGGAATGGTGTGGGAAAGGCATTGGTGGTAGCGAAGGCTTTAGAAGAGAAAGGGATAGAGGTTGGTATTGTGGATTTACGATTTGCAAAGCCACTGGATGAAGCTTTACTCCTATCTTTAAAAGAGTCGTATGATACATGGTACGTCATCAGTGAAAGTGCTAAAATAGGTGGCGTAGGTTCTTTACTCTCTGCGTTTAAAGAGAAATATACGTTATATGTAAAGATAAAAAGCTTTGAATATGAGGATGCGTTTATTACTCATGGGGCAACTCATTTGATTGAAGAGAGATTAGGTATTACCCCGCAACAGATTGCCGATAAAATTCTAAAAGATATTTATTAA
- a CDS encoding Fur family transcriptional regulator, giving the protein MHDVIQMLKTKDLKATPQRISVLKELGQKKHPTMDDLYEALRRENPSMSLATVYKNIATLKEKGVVIEVNVADGKMRYDIYSKPHIHIVCQGCGAIEDVDCDANLLQYQNCLEENQNVKIERMDIIASVTSCPMCSKKS; this is encoded by the coding sequence ATGCATGATGTTATTCAGATGTTAAAAACAAAAGATCTCAAAGCGACACCTCAGCGAATTTCCGTTTTAAAAGAGTTAGGTCAAAAAAAACACCCGACGATGGATGATTTGTATGAGGCACTTAGGAGAGAAAATCCGTCTATGTCTTTAGCAACAGTGTATAAAAATATTGCGACACTTAAAGAAAAAGGTGTTGTCATTGAAGTGAATGTTGCTGATGGTAAGATGCGTTACGACATCTATTCAAAACCACATATTCATATTGTGTGCCAAGGATGTGGGGCGATAGAAGATGTAGATTGTGATGCAAATTTATTGCAGTATCAAAATTGTTTGGAAGAAAACCAAAATGTAAAAATTGAACGTATGGATATTATCGCGAGTGTCACGTCGTGCCCGATGTGTTCTAAAAAATCGTAG
- a CDS encoding peroxiredoxin: protein MLVTNKAPDFTATAVLGDNQIVDNFNLYENLGSKGAVLFFYPLDFTFVCPSEIIAFDKRLEEFTSRGINVISVSVDSQFSHFAWKNTPINQGGIGHVRFPMVADITKQISRDYDVLFKEGVALRGSFLLDKDGTIRHAVINDLPLGRNIDEMIRMIDTMLFTNEYGEVCPAGWQKGDQGMRASTEGVADYLANNAEKL, encoded by the coding sequence ATGTTAGTAACCAATAAAGCTCCAGATTTTACAGCAACCGCTGTTTTAGGTGACAATCAAATTGTTGATAACTTTAATCTTTATGAAAATCTAGGTTCAAAAGGTGCTGTTTTATTCTTTTACCCTTTAGATTTTACATTTGTTTGTCCGTCAGAAATTATTGCATTTGATAAAAGACTTGAAGAATTTACCAGCCGTGGTATCAATGTTATCTCTGTTTCTGTGGATTCACAATTTTCGCACTTTGCTTGGAAAAACACCCCTATCAATCAAGGCGGTATCGGACATGTACGTTTCCCTATGGTAGCAGATATTACCAAACAAATCTCACGTGATTATGATGTCCTTTTTAAAGAAGGTGTAGCACTCCGTGGTTCTTTCTTACTCGACAAAGATGGCACGATCAGACATGCAGTGATCAATGACTTGCCTTTGGGAAGAAATATTGATGAGATGATCCGTATGATTGACACCATGCTCTTTACCAATGAATACGGGGAAGTATGCCCAGCAGGATGGCAAAAAGGAGATCAAGGGATGAGAGCAAGTACAGAAGGTGTTGCAGATTATCTAGCAAACAATGCAGAAAAACTTTAA
- a CDS encoding DUF362 domain-containing protein has protein sequence MAVKITDICIACGACIDECPVEAIVDDSDNPTGADIYYVYADKCVECVGHHDAPACAEACPTEGCIVWDAPYPGQPSRDEISADMRKGTTPCAE, from the coding sequence ATGGCAGTAAAAATTACAGATATTTGTATCGCATGTGGCGCCTGTATTGATGAGTGTCCAGTAGAGGCAATCGTGGATGATAGTGATAACCCAACAGGTGCTGATATTTATTATGTTTATGCAGATAAATGTGTTGAGTGTGTAGGTCACCATGATGCACCAGCATGTGCTGAAGCATGTCCAACTGAAGGATGTATCGTATGGGATGCTCCATATCCTGGACAACCAAGCCGTGATGAAATCAGTGCGGATATGAGAAAAGGCACAACGCCTTGTGCTGAGTAA
- the ndk gene encoding nucleoside-diphosphate kinase, translating to MESTLSIIKPDAVAKNVIGKIVDRFESNGLRIAAMKKVQLSQADAEAFYAVHASRPFFGDLVKFMISGPVVIMVLEGENAVLKNRDLMGATNPKEAAKGTIRADFAESIDANAVHGSDSLENAKIEINFFFAQREIN from the coding sequence GTGGAGAGCACATTATCCATTATCAAGCCAGATGCAGTCGCTAAAAATGTTATTGGTAAAATTGTTGACAGATTTGAATCAAATGGTTTAAGAATTGCTGCAATGAAAAAAGTACAACTTAGCCAAGCAGATGCAGAAGCGTTTTATGCAGTACATGCGAGTAGACCTTTCTTTGGTGATTTGGTTAAATTTATGATCAGTGGTCCAGTTGTTATTATGGTTTTAGAAGGCGAAAATGCTGTTCTTAAAAACCGTGATCTTATGGGTGCAACTAATCCTAAAGAAGCAGCAAAAGGTACAATCAGAGCAGATTTTGCAGAGAGTATTGATGCGAACGCTGTTCATGGCAGTGACAGTTTAGAAAATGCAAAAATTGAGATTAATTTCTTTTTTGCACAAAGAGAGATTAACTAA
- a CDS encoding DNA-binding protein has product MQIEFKKISLNGVHFETSLDEIRFSGEAIKSGHSLVKCTGVMEGTLAHVCDRCGEAFNIAVNERVEVFASEGLYQDQEGEELLNVIEFFDGSIDLTEMLQSEIEAFKSDYHYCGQCEQLKGE; this is encoded by the coding sequence ATGCAAATTGAATTCAAAAAAATCTCCTTAAACGGGGTTCATTTTGAAACATCTTTGGATGAAATTAGATTTTCTGGAGAAGCTATTAAAAGTGGTCATTCACTCGTAAAATGCACAGGTGTTATGGAGGGAACTCTTGCACATGTATGTGATCGTTGTGGTGAGGCTTTTAATATAGCAGTCAATGAGCGTGTTGAAGTTTTTGCTAGTGAAGGTCTTTATCAAGATCAAGAAGGTGAAGAACTTTTAAATGTGATAGAATTTTTTGATGGTTCGATTGATTTAACAGAGATGTTACAAAGTGAGATTGAAGCTTTCAAAAGTGACTACCACTATTGTGGACAATGTGAACAATTAAAAGGAGAATAA